Genomic window (Campylobacter ureolyticus ACS-301-V-Sch3b):
AGAGCAGTTCTTTTAGCAAGTTCAACTGGATTTGCTAGAGCTAAACCCGCACAAACTATGCAAGCTCCTGCAATTGGTGAACTTCCTCTACCAAGTGCTCCTGCAATTGATGCTGCCATACCAAGTTTGTCTTGCTCAAAACCAAGCTGAATTGCTTGAGAGGTAATTGCTTCATTAAATGCAAAAGTTGCCGCATCACCAGAACCTGTTATGATTCCCATAAGGTAAGGTATAAAGGTTCCACCAAATTTTACATAATTTTGTTCGCTTTTTAAAAGTTCGATTATAAAATCAATTGCCCCACAAGCTGTAAGTCCTGCGACAAAAACTCCAGCTGCAATGATAATACCTATAACATTTGCATAAGCACTTCCCATTCCATTGAAAAATTCTTTTACGATAGTTTGAGGATTTGTCATGGTTACAAAAATTGATAAAACCCCACCTATAAGCATCGCTTCTGCGACTCCCATTTTTGTCCAAGCTAAAAATGGAACTTTGTTTAAGCTAGTTCCTCCAATTATTAAAATTATAAGCGGAACAAGAGGCATTAAAGCGTATAAATAATTTACTTTTAAATCTTTTGTATTTTTTTCTTCAATTCCAGTTTCTATAAGATAGTTTTTACCTTTTGAATAGTCTTTAAAAACAAATGCCATTAGTGTTATACATACCAAAACTATTCCTAATGCTACAAACGCACTTGGCATTTGAACCTTTATAACATCTTGAACT
Coding sequences:
- the dcuC gene encoding C4-dicarboxylate transporter DcuC; this encodes MEDLRLILAIVGIIAVIVLLIKKVETRTALIGVGLILCVLCFKPMDAFTAFTASMTKAGLIKAICASMGFAFVMKFTKCDQHLVNALTKPLGNIGFFLIPMVTLLTYMINIAIPSAAGCSAAVGATLIPLLMASGVRPAMAGAAVFAGVFGSVLSPGNAHNIFVTEMVVKSGNAGYTVQDVIKVQMPSAFVALGIVLVCITLMAFVFKDYSKGKNYLIETGIEEKNTKDLKVNYLYALMPLVPLIILIIGGTSLNKVPFLAWTKMGVAEAMLIGGVLSIFVTMTNPQTIVKEFFNGMGSAYANVIGIIIAAGVFVAGLTACGAIDFIIELLKSEQNYVKFGGTFIPYLMGIITGSGDAATFAFNEAITSQAIQLGFEQDKLGMAASIAGALGRGSSPIAGACIVCAGLALANPVELAKRTALGMFISIVVIAFFIL